One genomic window of Octopus bimaculoides isolate UCB-OBI-ISO-001 chromosome 2, ASM119413v2, whole genome shotgun sequence includes the following:
- the LOC106872535 gene encoding uncharacterized protein LOC106872535, which produces MEYIKPDWVLDRDVLAPTNAAVNTLSYNLLKFLNSQDPPGLPPHELHLKVGCPVILLRNLNVPTLCSGTRLVVKEMIDHIIEAQIIMGHSKNNTVFIPKFPLTQTDCPYAMQRLQFPLELSFAMTINKAHGQLLKVVGLDY; this is translated from the exons ATGGAATACATAAAACCAGATTGGGTTCTCGACAGGGATGTTCTTGCTCCTACAAATGCAGCTGTCAACACTCTAAGCTACAACTTACTCA aatttctcaactcCCAAGATCCTCCAGGACTCCCTCCCCATGAACTTCACTTAAAAGTTGGTTGCCCTGTCATTCTCCTACGCAATCTAAATGTACCCACATTATGCAGTGGAACTCGCCTTGTGGTCAAAGAAATGATAGACCACATCATTGAAGCCCAAATTATCATGGGACACAGCAAAAACAATACTGTTTTCATTCCAAAATTTCCACTTACCCAAACAGACTGCCCCTATGCTATGCAGAGACTTCAGTTCCCTCTTGAACTCAGCTTCGCCATGACAATTAACAAAGCACATGGTCAGTTGCTAAAAGTTGTTGGATTGGACTATTGA